The following are from one region of the Trichoderma breve strain T069 chromosome 5, whole genome shotgun sequence genome:
- a CDS encoding ubiquitin carboxyl-terminal hydrolase domain-containing protein: MGLAPATSEFPGPKASPEPSSTRPNPFDDSDVSSRKRRRTSASGSGSGSPSASVETGVYLSDSGSSPFYTTVNTIPSLDGTVQPSQESKQPRTPPQNVDSPTIPPDPSTSSRVTTINLRNPPSRASSASPTRMRYSPTAPVRYVSPSTFREATPEEDKAKKSVEEAEPDVTTNNDGGPRTPPTGWRASLSPPIEELFPTDHEMPDQAGIELAADTFSPLDAGNPPPPVDPTMQFPYLDSDTLPETVNRLRQFLSEQPPIEQEMGICEQLRVWLDLFVEFAKARDPEVICESAYNNRAFWQSFLGLCALIINKNLSPSAPPRLPILQRLALTLSHSFVALTAQFVIVDFHTVRDWQIDALQTSSEAPPLISLDYLRQFHQLAQRNNLGVGTDPGSPNAALLGRPNLVAYFTRQLHDFARGVIKSLCVFATRLIEIVQALPRLVNILTPIIQILTDCLNESYRTSRRSTLDEAAARSDLIHVYSIWGDFSTLLLAIIEKHVGTLSSDGVPVQIAALADLLKLCLLCDDEGNITMLNEYKAKYPDLEGPLVIDAIVWGWKVGILEKLIRSGQMQLRVNSVSTMCSDLVTAWKRHGLQSAVPNRRYTDHLGHILLQTNLVDYILGPTCHPELITESSNIIGYLVVTKMYQKSHLDLLWQGITESQDPRVAKAVAKMTNSIANLLDYPAIISIYEKLQALPPKEFSQAIRAVWETLHTELTLRCRAEGITLGFLPYDLCLRLLRQAFFCSPASQSFTLEAQSTLMDRFRVLLQFGPDSQGRQELYSSCVKDIADKSPTTLGSLCCLSMAIRPNMADEMNVLIQEHDLVRLLVEELEHAIKLARTVGVPSVVSGRFNLPRKEFIANLIRLRPDAISEELGKKLWDLLVGPACLCDDDRNSGWDIFIDIGPGKVSKNPFLQLCFSQYLPNLPSSCFGRGMLLCVKKMVLAAVNNVDVDCDLDDDTFLEENGIEQLWRFVMGTDHAVLAEEAIGTLTVGVYIKSPVITAYPFNRARRVQSAFVDRCLVQLNDSARKIKASSDGTSSGEDEPMVIVATEEEVQEQERIFTRTLQLLRVFLEFHYTKPTMCAPDFRSIFYETPCQAEGDLTTLKYQSFDGGQATEVKSLRIGKLNTAAHLLSNLKFETGFDNYRAFYKGRQFLPLTQQMRTSLERLHVEEGMILVRREENDLSSSTQVPPFASPLEIQVMSHFSELWSHLGMEDKIAKEMYSLLVKLHTDRHIIDLFESPTTVYTDLFPQGQPYKCLYAVHAFSKYIESVRLAESNSDEVGWDKDRGVSRVSYKEILRTSSTLIAQAMSDESLLDQINPALQIEIMGALMHTFVQLLRSARALATSPTDYEVTYPDPSRLVDILTDAVNGGEGDSSLTLIDTTLSSILQLCLMHSVFMNGLVNLPSFKSILHRLILFDSRSAVRRHVVGMMRKAVEMEEAAINAFPEDARPPSPLMQYFWLVASNLLLEAVGSHYQCQEFFDGLDYLFCKGAQAIPCEVNTPLFAGQVCELLLSHTSKERLDQPDSQDFVADGLLTLLLRCLQIDSTLPASATLPDDIAETLFHMHLFPQRRIHPAQPVQKVLLRTDTRAKLYEAIFTLIKENQSRFSSLLQCLNDLVPYYLDEEDGIDPYIYELSYQFDRNKAIRMHGYVGLRNLSNTCYLNSLLTQLFMNTAFRRFILEFKIDDSDDSQQLLFHTQKVFGYLQDSYRRCVDPGLLVGSIKTYDDVLIDIHNQMDVEEFYSLFFDRLESQGMTDDEKKALRSIYGGQLVQQVKSQECEHVSERLEPFSAIQCDIHGKSTLQESLQAYVRGEVLEGDNKYKCSSCDRHVDAVKRACLKEVPDNLIFHLKRFDFNLRTQQRSKINDYFSFPSTIDMRPYTIDHLSNPMDTDQQEDMFELVGILIHAGTAESGHYYSYIRERTSTVDRPSWVEFNDDVVTPWDPRQMAASAFGGSAGQQMSLDSGGSSFDKTYSAYMLFYQRSSSLVAEQTTPYIQEAITPLHIDTDTPLKQHILDDNTLLLKRHCLYDPSHVEFVQHCFRHAKFLEYASSPSPDQPQPQNSDTMEMALGHFDQLVTRVEGTPSFDSFAAMIRSAVVDCGACAFSFFNYFHVHHEAFRGLVQRNPDANVRAFTGSTMAIVLGKIATETPHIYDRPVTIQDDDGSESASNSSGRGESPPKSYVLEEVMVAFDRLWRYFQFHIRSWDEVFGMMLQFAMLGPREVAHMLGNDFLVKLLRIIAADASMDLQPNYAKMLHSIYRRPSNRPPPYASILKLISYLLSQLEPTLGAQYIVDAPEERLAFREPPFPWTSDEVHIIHDHPERQLSSIFVEKLLAIDQAREATHNILGRLTAVSTQMDLRVFNTLRRKLQGESTTEPLDPFLRGASAYLENTLSANHGQTLTRHIAAQAQSLHSTEGMAFLEHFQTSLHLKRRDGSMAQTTAANSLETLPDWVPHLLVIPDSELRYNTEQFLDTELFSLAPEVSGEDTTMHDGREAVRDVIQRLGIACLLYLRDAHIRRRILIGRETASAVVRVVSKCGAYFSENPDSDDNGADFRMLQNEVVGTLRRFVVDEEVEDDGSDWEGSCISSDPVDCPPDLGVQQIGEPDDANAI, from the exons ATGGGTTTGGCTCCAGCGACGTCCGAGTTTCCGGGGCCCAAGGCCTCTCCTGAGCCAAGCTCGACCCGGCCGAATCCCTTCGACGACAGCGACGTCTCTTCCCGCAAGCGCCGGCGCACGTCTGCCTCGGGCTCGGGCTCGGGTTCGCCATCTGCATCGGTCGAGACAGGCGTCTATCTGTCCGACTCGGGCTCGAGCCCATTCTACACCACGGTCAACACCATCCCTTCTCTTGACGGCACcgtccagcccagccaggaATCCAAACAGCCTCGCACCCCGCCTCAGAATGTCGACTCCCCGACCATCCCTCCCGACCCCTCGACGTCGAGCCGAGTCACTACTATTAATCTTAGAAACCCACCGTCGAGGGCGTCTTCAGCATCTCCTACCCGTATGCGATACTCCCCTACTGCCCCTGTGCGCTACgtctctccatcaacattTCGAGAAGCAACCCCAGAagaggacaaggccaagaagagcgtCGAGGAAGCTGAGCCTGACGTAACTACAAATAACGATGGCGGTCCACGAACTCCACCCACAGGCTGGCGCGCCTCCCTCAGCCCGCCTATTGAAGAGCTGTTCCCTACCGATCATGAGATGCCAGACCAGGCAGGGATCGAACTGGCCGCCGACACATTCAGCCCCCTCGATGCTGgcaatcctcctcctcctgtAGACCCTACCATGCAGTTTCCTTACCTTGATTCAGATACTCTACCAGAGACTGTGAACCGTCTACGTCAATTCCTATCTGAAC AGCCACCCATAGAGCAAGAAATGGGCATCTGTGAGCAGCTCCGGGTGTGGTTAGACCTATTCGTCGAGTTCGCAAAGGCCAGAGACCCGGAAGTCATCTGTGAGTCGGCTTATAACAACAGGGCCTTTTGGCAATCGTTCCTAGGTCTCTGCGCTCTAATTATAAACAAAAA CCTCTCCCCTTCAGCCCCTCCGAGGCTGCCAATCCTGCAGAGATTGGCATTGACGCTGTCCCACTCTTTCGTTGCGCTCACGGCGCAGTTTGTAATCGTCGATTTCCATACTGTCCGCGACTGGCAGATCGATGCTTTGCAAACTAGTTCCGAAGCCCCGCCATTGATTTCTCTGGACTATCTTCGACAGTTCCATCAGTTGGCGCAGCGCAACAACCTCGGAGTCGGCACCGATCCTGGCTCGCCTAATGCCGCTTTATTGGGCAGACCAAATTTAGTTGCATATTTCACACGACAACTGCATGACTTTGCTAGAGGCGTCATCAAGTCTCTTTGCGTCTTTGCAACGCGCCTCATCGAAATCGTACAAGCATTACCGAGACTGGTCAATATTCTTACGCCCATAATTCAAATTCTCACAGACTGTCTGAATGAGTCTTATCGTACTTCGCGCCGAAGCACACTGgatgaagccgctgccagGTCAGATCTGATCCATGTTTACAGCATTTGGGGAGATTTTTCGACGCTATTACTCGCAATCATTGAAAAGCATGTGGGAACTCTGAGCAGTGATGGTGTTCCTGTGCAAATCGCCGCATTGGCGGATTTGCTCAAACTTTGTCTTCTATGTGATGACGAGGGAAATATCACAATGCTCAACGAGTACAAGGCAAAGTACCCGGATCTTGAAGGGCCGCTAGTTATTGATGCCATTGTATGGGGGTGGAAAGTGGGCAtccttgagaagctgatTCGATCTGGCCAGATGCAGCTACGGGTCAATTCCGTTTCTACCATGTGTTCTGACCTCGTCACTGCTTGGAAACGACATGGCCTTCAAAGTGCTGTCCCAAACCGCCGTTACACCGACCATCTGGGCCATATACTTCTCCAAACAAATCTGGTAGATTACATTCTCGGCCCAACCTGTCATCCGGAACTTATTACTGAGAGCTCCAACATCATTGGATATTTGGTTGTTACTAAAATGTACCAGAAGTCGCATCTCGATCTTTTGTGGCAGGGAATTACGGAAAGTCAGGATCCCCGCGTAGCGAAAGCTGTTGCTAAGATGACAAACTCAATCGCAAATCTTCTCGACTATCCTgcaatcatctccatctatgagaagctccaagctcttcCGCCCAAAGAATTCAGCCAGGCAATCAGGGCCGTCTGGGAGACCCTACACACGGAACTGACATTGCGATGCAGAGCGGAGGGAATAACGCTCGGTTTTCTTCCTTATGACCTCTGTTTGAGATTGCTAAGACAGGCATTCTTTTGTTCACCCGCCTCTCAGTCGTTCACCCTTGAAGCACAATCAACGCTTATGGATAGGTTCAGGGTCCTTTTGCAATTTGGTCCAGATAGCCAAGGGCGTCAAGAATTATACTCAAGCTGTGTCAAAGATATTGCGGACAAGTCACCCACCACACTGGGCAGCTTATGCTGTTTATCAATGGCCATTCGCCCAAATATGGCTGACGAAATGAACGTTCTCATTCAAGAGCATGATCTTGTACGATTGCTGGTGGAAGAATTGGAGCATGCTATTAAGCTGGCGCGGACTGTCGGTGTCCCTTCGGTGGTCTCCGGACGCTTCAACCTGCCACGAAAAGAATTCATTGCCAATCTCATTCGCCTCCGACCAGACGCAATATCCGAAGAGTTGGGGAAAAAGCTTTGGGATCTGCTCGTCGGACCAGCTTGTCTTTGTGATGACGATAGAAATTCAGGCTGGGATATCTTCATAGATATTGGCCCTGGGAAGGTATCCAAAAATCCGTTTCTGCAGCTCTGTTTCTCTCAATATTTGCCCAATCTCCCCTCTTCCTGTTTTGGCCGAGGAATGCTCCTCTGTGTCAAGAAAATGGTCCTCGCAGCAGTTAATAATGTTGATGTCGACTGTGACCTCGACGACGATACGTTTCTAGAGGAAAATGGCATTGAACAACTCTGGAGATTTGTTATGGGCACCGACCATGCGGTGCTTGCAGAGGAGGCAATTGGCACTTTGACCGTTGGTGTCTACATTAAAAGTCCAGTCATTACGGCATATCCCTTTAATCGAGCCCGTCGCGTTCAATCAGCTTTTGTCGACCGCTGCTTGGTCCAGTTGAATGACTCTGCAAGGAAAATTAAAGCATCGAGCGATGGAACCTCGAGCGGCGAAGATGAGCCAATGGTGATTGTCGCAACCGAAGAGGAGGTGCAAGAGCAGGAGCGTATCTTCACCAGAActttgcagcttctccggGTCTTTTTGGAGTTTCATTATACGAAACCCACCATGTGCGCTCCCGATTTCCGATCAATCTTTTACGAGACGCCATGCCAAGCTGAAGGGGATCTCACAACGCTCAAGTACCAGTCTTTTGACGGTGGCCAGGCAACGGAAGTAAAATCATTGCGCATTGGAAAGCTGAACACGGCAGCTCATCTGTTATCCAACTTGAAGTTCGAGACCGGCTTCGATAATTATCGTGCGTTTTACAAAGGGCGACAATTCCTCCCCCTGACGCAGCAGATGCGTACGTCTCTAGAAAGGCTACACGTTGAGGAAGGCATGATATTAGTAAGACGCGAGGAAAATGACCTTTCAAGCTCGACTCAAGTCCCGCCTTTTGCATCACCACTCGAGATTCAGGTCATGTCTCACTTTTCGGAGCTCTGGAGCCACCTAGGTATGGAAGATAAGATCGCAAAGGAAATGTACAGCCTCCTAGTCAAGCTCCACACCGACCGTCACATCATCGACTTGTTTGAGAGCCCAACGACCGTGTACACGGATCTTTTCCCCCAAGGTCAGCCTTACAAATGTCTATATGCCGTCCATGCGTTTTCCAAATACATTGAATCAGTTCGCTTGGCGGAATCTAATAGCGACGAAGTTGGATGGGACAAGGATCGTGGAGTCTCCCGAGTCTCCTACAAAGAGATTCTAAGAACGTCTTCCACCTTGATCGCACAGGCAATGTCTGATGAGAGCCTTCTGGATCAAATAAATCCTGCGTTGCAGATTGAGATTATGGGAGCTTTAATGCATACTTTTGTGCAACTCTTACGAAGCGCACGGGCGCTAGCAACATCGCCTACCGATTACGAAGTTACGTATCCAGATCCAAGTCGCCTTGTGGATATTTTGACCGACGCAGTGAATGGTGGGGAAGGGGATTCTTCGCTGACTTTAATCGACACCACGCTCTCCTCCATATTGCAACTGTGCCTGATGCACAGCGTCTTTATGAACGGCCTTGTGAATCTTCCTTCGTTTAAGAGTATCCTCCATAGGCTGATTCTGTTTGACTCCCGCTCAGCGGTAAGGAGGCATGTTGTCGGTATGATGAGAAAGGCAgtggaaatggaagaagccGCTATAAATGCCTTCCCGGAAGATGCTAGGCCACCGTCTCCCCTGATGCAATACTTTTGGTTGGTTGCTTCAAACCTTCTCTTGGAAGCAGTTGGTTCTCATTACCAATGCCAGGAGTTCTTTGATGGGCTCGATTACCTCTTTTGCAAAGGCGCCCAGGCCATACCTTGCGAGGTCAACACTCCGCTCTTCGCTGGACAGGTCTgtgagctgctgctcagcCACACCTCGAAGGAACGGCTCGATCAACCAGATTCGCAGGATTTTGTGGCAGATGGCCTGTtgactcttcttctcagATGTCTGCAAATAGATAGCACGCTGCCTGCTTCTGCGACATTACCAGATGATATTGCTGAGACCCTATTTCATATGCACCTCTTCCCACAGCGGCGAATTCATCCAGCACAGCCCGTACAAAAGGTGCTGCTGAGAACCGACACGCGAGCAAAACTGTATGAAGCAATTTTCACATTGATCAAGGAAAACCAGTCCAGGTTCAGCTCGTTACTACAGTGCCTCAATGATCTTGTCCCATACTATttggatgaggaagatggcaTTGATCCCTATATCTACGAGCTATCATACCAATTTGACCGCAACAAGGCCATCAGAATGCACGGCTATGTGGGCTTGCGGAATCTCTCAAACACGTGTTATTTGAATTCATTACTCACTCAGCTCTTTATGAACACAGCATTCCGTCGATTCATACTCGAATTCAAAATTGACGATTCCGATGATTCTCAACAGTTGCTATTTCACACGCAAAAGGTATTCGGCTATTTGCAAGATAGTTACCGCCGCTGTGTCGACCCTGGTCTATTGGTCGGCTCTATCAAAACTTATGATGACGTCCTAATTGACATTCACAACCAAATGGACGTGGAAGAGTTTTACAGCTTGTTTTTCGACCGGTTAGAGTCACAGGGTATGACAGATGACGAGAAGAAAGCGCTGCGGTCAATCTACGGTGGGCAGCTTGTCCAGCAAGTCAAGTCGCAAGAGTGTGAGCATGTCTCTGAACGACTCGAGCCATTTTCTGCCATACAGTGCGATATACATGGGAAGAGCACTCTGCAGGAAAGCCTACAGGCTTATGTGCGTGGGGAGGTCTTGGAAGGTG ATAACAAGTACAAGTGCTCCTCTTGCGACCGACACGTCGATGCTGTGAAGAG GGCATGCTTGAAAGAAGTACCAGATAACTTGATATTCCACCTTAAGCGATTCGACTTTAATCTTCGTACGCAGCAACGGAGTAAAATCAATGACTACTTCTCATTTCCCTCGACAATCGATATGAGGCCATATACAATCGACCACCTCAGTAACCCTATGGATACGGATCAGCAAGAGGATATGTTTGAGCTAGTGGGCATCCTTATTCATGCGGGCACGGCAGAATCAGGGCACTACTACTCTTATATCCGAGAGCGGACATCGACGGTGGACCGTCCCAGCTGGGTAGAATTCAATGACGATGTCGTAACGCCATGGGACCCGCGTCAAATGGCGGCCAGCGCCTTTGGGGGTAGCGCAGGCCAGCAAATGAGTCTTGATTCCGGCGGCTCAAGCTTTGACAAGACCTACAGCGCCTACATGTTGTTCTACCAACGCTCTTCATCCCTAGTTGCAGAGCAAACCACACCGTATATTCAAGAGGCCATAACCCCTCTGCACATTGACACCGACACCCCCCTGAAGCAACATATTCTCGATGACAATACGCTGCTGCTCAAGCGACACTGCTTGTATGATCCCAGTCACGTAGAATTTGTGCAGCATTGTTTCAGGCACGCAAAATTTCTCGAATATGCATCGTCTCCCAGCCCAGATCAGCCTCAGCCCCAAAATTCAGACA CAATGGAGATGGCTCTTGGCCACTTTGACCAACTGGTAACTCGAGTCGAAGGCACACCAAGTTTTGATTCATTCGCGGCCATGATCCGCTCAGCCGTAGTCGATTGCGGAGCCTGCGCCTTTTCGTTTTTCAATTACTTCCATGTCCATCACGAGGCCTTTAGGGGCTTGGTGCAACGAAATCCAGACGCCAACGTCCGTGCCTTTACTGGTTCCACAATGGCTATTGTATTGGGCAAAATCGCCACTGAGACACCGCATATTTACGATCGACCAGTTACGATacaggatgatgatgggagcGAGTCTGCGTCCAACTCTTCAGGCCGCGGAGAGTCTCCTCCGAAATCATACGTCTTGGAAGAGGTTATGGTCGCGTTCGACCGTCTTTGGCGATACTTTCAGTTCCATATTCGCTCTTGGGATGAAGTCTTTGGCATGATGCTCCAGTTTGCCATGCTCGGGCCACGGGAGGTTGCCCATATGTTGGGGAACGACTTTTTAGTCAAGCTGTTGCGCATCATTGCAGCCGATGCGTCCATGGACCTACAGCCCAACTACGCAAAAATGTTGCACAGCATCTATCGGCGACCGTCTAACCGTCCACCGCCATATGCATCGATCCTAAAGCTCATTAGCTACCTTTTATCGCAGCTCGAGCCTACACTAGGCGCGCAGTATATTGTCGATGCGCCAGAAGAACGACTGGCCTTCCGCGAGCCACCGTTTCCCTGGACCTCCGATGAAGTCCACATCATCCACGACCACCCCGAGCGTCAGCTGTCGAGCATTTTCGTCGAAAAGCTCCTCGCCATTGATCAAGCGCGTGAGGCTACCCACAATATCTTGGGCCGCTTAACAGCAGTGTCGACCCAAATGGATCTCAGGGTATTTAACACGCTACGGAGAAAGCTTCAAGGAGAATCGACGACGGAGCCGTTGGATCCATTCCTGCGAGGCGCCAGCGCTTATCTGGAAAACACTCTGTCTGCTAACCACGGCCAGACCCTCACACGGCATATAGCCGCTCAGGCGCAGAGCCTACATAGCACTGAAGGCATGGCGTTTCTGGAGCACTTTCAGACATCGTTACatttgaagagaagagacggttCCATGGCTCAAACCACGGCAGCCAATAGCCTCGAAACTTTGCCAGATTGGGtacctcatcttcttgtaATCCCAGATAGCGAACTGAGGTACAATACCGAGCAATTTCTGGATACAGAGCTCTTCAGCTTAGCGCCCGAGGTCTCCGGAGAAGACACAACAATGCACGATGGACGAGAGGCCGTAAGAGATGTTATTCAAAGGCTGGGGATAGCGTGCCTGCTCTACCTCCGCGATGCACATATTAGGCGTCGCATACTCATTGGACGTGAGACTGCGAGCGCTGTGGTGCGAGTAGTCAGTAAATGCGGCGCTTATTTCAGCGAAAACCCGGATAGTGACGACAATGGTGCCGATTTCAGAATGCTCCAAAACG AAGTCGTAGGTACTTTGAGGAGgtttgttgttgatgaagaagtagAGGATGATGGTTCCG ATTGGGAGGGTTCTTGTATCTCATCAGATCCGGTGGATTGCCCGCCGGACCTTGGAGTTCAGCAAATTGGGGAGCCAGATGATGCAAACGCTATATGA
- a CDS encoding RNase P subunit pop3 domain-containing protein: MAAPSAKKRLVHHLDTPFSTSSWPEISIDDQDSILELLCHLLSPIGQHRRIHTKTSKGKRAAKREKRAKSKVDEVPNSVKIPTPPSPELSASVDVGFNSITKNLGLHTSPPDESNKSHNDYSMIFVARGSQSQAFNQHFPQLVAAASRNLPDKEKIRLVGFSKPCSEKLGSVLGIPRVSSVAVSRHAPGADALFAVVQNLVAPVDSPWLNETPSTTYKPTQIGSVETTIGTKREK; the protein is encoded by the exons ATGGCTGCGCCGTCAGCGAAAAAACGGCTTGTCCACCACCTTGACACGCCCTTCTCTACCTCATCATG GCCCGAAATCTCAATTGATGACCAAGACTCAATCTTGGAGCTCCTTTGCCA CCTTTTGAGCCCTATAGGGCAGCACCGCCGAATACACACAAAAACTTCCAAAGGAAAGCGGGCTgccaaaagggaaaaaagagccAAGTCCAAGGTAGACGAGGTACCAAACTCAGTCAAGATACCGACTCCGCCCAGTCCAGAGCTCAGTGCAAGCGTGGACGTTGGCTTCAATTCGATTACCAAAAATCTCGGATTGCATACATCACCTCCTGATGAGTCAAACAAGTCTCACAATGACTATTCCATGATTTTTGTCGCTAGGGGAAGCCAGTCACAAGCGTTCAATCAGCACTTCCCACAGCTGGTCGCGGCCGCGTCTCGAAATCTACCCGACAAAGAGAAGATACGGCTTGTCGGGTTTTCCAAGCCATGTTCTGAAAAACTTGGTAGCGTACTCGGTATACCGAGAGTCTCGTCGGTGGCTGTTTCTCGACATGCGCCGGGAGCGGACGCTCTGTTTGCTGTCGTGCAGAATCTTGTGGCCCCAGTCGACTCGCCTTGGCTTAATGAGACCCCCAGCACCACCTACAAGCCAACTCAAATTGGTTCTGTGGAAACAACTATTGGaacgaagagggagaaatgA